The following DNA comes from Mycolicibacterium aromaticivorans JS19b1 = JCM 16368.
AGTGATGTCGGTGCCCACCGACAGTGCGCGGCGGCCGAGGTCGGTGACCTGCTTGGCCACGTCGTCCAGACGCCCGACCGTGCGTGCCGCCAACACCAGGTCGGCGCCTTCCTCAGCACATCGGCGCGCCAGGGTGGTGCCCAGCGCGGGACCGACGCCACTGATCACGACGACCTTGTTCTCGAGCAAGCCGGCCATGTGTTTACCCCACCATCCTGTTGCCAATTAGTTTTTGACGCAGTGCGATTCGCTGACGCCAGTCGTCTTTGGAGATCTTGTTCTGCTCGTAGTAGGGCAGCTTGCCCGCGACCTCGCCGAGATCGACGATCTCCATCGTCGGGCCGTCGGCCTCGGTCAACGCGCGCGACACTCGCTGCCAGCGGAACTGCAGGTAACCCTTGCCATGCCCGAGCGTTTCGACCCAGTTGGTCACCCCGGGGCTCTTGTCGGCGACGACGATCCGGATCTTGCCATCCGGATCCGCTTGCGCCTGAGTGCCGTTGAGCGAGGTCTGGTGGTTGATGTAGTCCAGCGAGATGTACCAGAGGCTACCGAGCTGGAAGCCGAGGTACGGTGCGTCAGTGACCGGCAGCGTGATGACGATCGCCTGATCTTCGGTGATGTCGTAGTGGCCGACCGACGAGTATTGGGTGGCCAGCCCACCCGGGGTGAGCCGCGGCGCGGTCAGGGTGTTGACCGGCAGGTTGTCGTAGAACCACTTCGGGAACTGGAGCCACGTCTTCACACGTTGCACGAGCTGCTTTCCTGCTGTCGCCCAGCGTCTTTCGATCAGCTCTTTGGTCAGCGCCGGCGGCGCGGTCCCCGCGGTGTCGGTGCGCGCGATAGCGAAGCTGCCCCGCTCGGCGGACCAGTCGTTGTAGACCTCCCGAATGACCAGCTGCGCGTTGCTATCCGGGGTGAACCGCCACTCGAAGGTGCCGTCGGCGGCGATGTCGAGCTTGCGGTCGTCGAATGCGGTTTCGCTGTCCGGAACCACTTCGTCGGTGTACTCGCCACCGAGCAGCTGAAAGCTGACGTCGGTGGTGGTCCCGCGCTTACCGGTGACGACGTACTCGTTGCCGGCCACCACCCGGGTGCCGAAGTACATGGTGTCCGGATTGTCCAGGCCCATTTTGGTGAACGGGCCGGTGCCCGAGTGAAGGAAGGGATGGTCGCGGTCGTAGTCGAAGGCGACGTGCGTGCACGCCGCGACACAGCCGGCCAGGTACTGCAGGCCCTCCAGCAGGTCCGCCTCACTCTCGATGAAGTCGGCTTCCTTCACCAGCCGTTCGGACTCGGCAATGGCGTCCACCAAGGGCTGTGTGTACATGACCGCCTCGCGTTTCAAAATTGGACCGCACTGGTACGTTCTTGGGACTGAGACTAGAACGTGTTCTAATCTCAGTCAACCAAGCATGTGTTCCATATATGGAATATAGAGGTAGGATTTTGCAATGCCGGACGGCTCCGCTCCTGGTCGATCATCGCCCCCCACGCAACGCGTGGTGGCGATCCTGGATTTCCTGGCCAAGCATCCACAAGACAAGTTCGGCCTGTCGGAACTCTCTCGACGATTGCAACTTGCCAAGCCGACCTGCCTCGGCATCGTCACGACGCTGACCGAGTCGGGCTACCTGGTTCGGGACGCGGCCGACAAGACCTACCGGCTGGGCCCCAGCCTGATCGCGCTCGGTCACCTCGCCCAGGAGTCGTTACGGGTCAATCCGGCGGCACGCGCTGAACTCAGCAGGCTGTCGAAGACGTTCGAGACCACGGCGGCGCTCGCCGCTGTCGTGGACGACCGGATCACGCTGCTCGAGTTGGTCGGCCCACCCGGTTCCGATGTCGGGGTGCGTGTCGGGCAGAGCTACCCGTTCGCCCCGCCGGTGGGCTTGATGTTCGTGCTGTGGGACGACGAAGCACTGCGCGGGTGGCTCGGTCGCGCGCCGACCATTCCGCTGCGTACGGAGACGGAGCGACTGGACCGCGTCATCGCCGAATGCCGGACCGCCGGATACCTCGTCGAACGATTGACCCCCGGCGGCCAGCGGCTGTATGCGTTGATGGCGGGCATGTCCACCTCGATGCCCGACGAACTGCGTGCCCTCTTGGGCGAGTTGATCTCCGATATCGGTGAGCGGGTGTACTTGCGAAGCGAAACCGAGGGGCCGGGGTCGCGCCAGCGGCACGACGTCAGTGTCATCTCCGCACCCGTCTACGACCACCACCACCGGCAGGCGATGGTGGTGTCGCTTCAGATCGGTCGCGCTCTCACCGATTCCGAGATCGCCAAGCATGCAAAGGGTTTGGTGGCGACCGCCAACGCCCTCACCACACAGCTCGGTGGCACCAAACCGCAGTGGTGATCTGGCGGGGCCTAGCCCGACGGCGGCGACCACAGCTCCCCGATGACGGCCGGCAGTGCTCAGCTGACGCCCGCGAGCACGAACGGCAGGACCTCCGATACGCCGGCCCGACGCAAGCAGCGCGCCGCGGTGGTCAGCGTCCAACCGGTGTCGGTGACGTCGTCGACCAGAAGCACTGTCCGCGGAACCTGCTGCAGCGCAGTGAAGTCAGGCTCCTGCCAGGCATCGTGCAGTGCCGCGACCCGGTAGGCCGAGTTCACGGCCGTTACCGGCCGTCGCGTCGGGCGGTAGTGGAGCGTCCCCAGGTTTGTCAGCCGACCCGCCCGGCCGAGGCGGTCGACGACGGAACGGATCAGGACCGGATGCGCCGATGAGTCAAGCCCCATGACGGCCTCGGGTCGCGTCTCCCACGGCCAGTCGGCCAACACCGCGATCGCGGCGCGGACGAACTCGTCGGGGACTGGACCGTCCGGTGCATCCAGCAGCCTGCGCAACCGGGTGCCCCAGCCCAGATCCGTGAGCCGTCCGATCGCGCGGCCCTCCAGCGGCCCGTCGTCGATTCGCCCGCTCAGGTCGACCCCGAGCTTGGCCATGCCCGTGGGCCATAGCCGCCGTGGCGCCACCTCGACACCGCACTGCTGCAGCCGGTCGTTGGTGGCGTCGAGCGCACGCTCGTCGACCTCGGCGGTGAAGCGGGATCCGGCACAGTTGTCACACCGGCCGCAGCGATCTTGCGCTGACAGTTCCGGATCGTCCAATTGCGCACGGAGAAAAGCCATCCGGCAGCTGGTCGAGTTCTGATAATCGAGCATGGCCTGCTGTTCTCGGCTCCGGGCCGCGTCCAAGGTGCGATAGCGCTCTTCGTCATAGGTCCACGGCTGGCCGGTACCGATCCAGCCGCCCTTCACCCGCTGCACGGCGCCATCGACATCGAGCAC
Coding sequences within:
- a CDS encoding IclR family transcriptional regulator, with amino-acid sequence MPDGSAPGRSSPPTQRVVAILDFLAKHPQDKFGLSELSRRLQLAKPTCLGIVTTLTESGYLVRDAADKTYRLGPSLIALGHLAQESLRVNPAARAELSRLSKTFETTAALAAVVDDRITLLELVGPPGSDVGVRVGQSYPFAPPVGLMFVLWDDEALRGWLGRAPTIPLRTETERLDRVIAECRTAGYLVERLTPGGQRLYALMAGMSTSMPDELRALLGELISDIGERVYLRSETEGPGSRQRHDVSVISAPVYDHHHRQAMVVSLQIGRALTDSEIAKHAKGLVATANALTTQLGGTKPQW